Genomic DNA from Dehalococcoidia bacterium:
AGTCTGGTTATTCAATCCTGGCTGCGATTTCAGTTGCTGATATCGGCAGTCCAGGTGATGTCTATGGCGTCCTTGACGCTCTCGTGGGCCGGACAGCCCTGGGGATGTACCCGAAGGGCTCTGTCGGCGGCCTCACGCTTATCGTCCGGCACCGGGAACTCGTAGTGGACGTTGATGCTGGAGATCCTGATGGTGTGCTCGGTGCCCTCTATCCTGCCCTCGACTGTGGCTACATAGTCCTCGGGGGAGATGTCGATTCCACGCGCCTCAAGGGCGCGTCGCAGGGTGCCGTACATTCAACCACCGACGGCTGAGACGATGTGGTCCAGCGGTCCTCGGGCACGCCATAGTGGCTCTTGAGCGCGCCTTGGACGCCGTAGACGACGGGCGCGGGGACGTCGCCGGTGTAGGCGTGCCTGAGCCCGCGGTTCATCTCGAGCCGGTTGCGGGATATGTACAGGAAGTCGTCTGCCATGAGTGTTTCCTCGTCCTATGAATTGTGCTGCCCATTATACGCACTTATGTCAATAGAATCGCGTGAGTTTCCGGGGAAAGATTGACAAATAGAACACAAGTTCTGTAACATCCACTGCCACGATACCGGGGGGACTGGTGATCGAGGAGTCGATATGAGAGTAGCCTGTGTTCTCATTACACACCTGAGGGCGAAGGCGGAGATGAGACGGCGGCCCCACCTGAAGGGGAAGCCTGCGCTGATCGTCGACCGCAACCCGTCCGTCGGGATACCCATAGTGGTCGACCGCTTCCCCGAAGCTGCCGGGGTGATGATCGGCATGACCCCGGAGCAGGCGGTGTCGCGCCACGCCAACGCCATCGTACTTGATGCGGACGAGCCATACTACCGCCGGACCTTCGGGCAGGTGCTCACTTCGTTGCAG
This window encodes:
- a CDS encoding OsmC family protein, whose protein sequence is MYGTLRRALEARGIDISPEDYVATVEGRIEGTEHTIRISSINVHYEFPVPDDKREAADRALRVHPQGCPAHESVKDAIDITWTADISN